A region of the Stieleria neptunia genome:
AATCTCGACCGCTTCGTTTTATGCCTGGCGGCGGCGACTCAAGTCAGGCGATCACGCCGACGGATTTCTCAAAGTCGAAATCGCTGAACTTAAGCCCGTCCCCAATTGCGCCGCCACGGTCCATTTCGGATGTGGCACCCGGATCGAAATCGATTCGCGCGACACTGAAACGTTGCTGCACATCGTCGATCGCCTGCGCCGGGACGACCAAGGAGCAAGCGCATGATCGCACTGCCAACCAACAACGGCATCTTCCTCTACAGCAAACCGACCGACATGAGGAAGGGATTTTCAGGTCTCTCCGGGATCGTTCGCAGTGAATTGCAAAGGAAGCCAAACGACGGAAGCCTATTCCTGTTTATCAATCGACGCAAAGACAAGATCAAGGCGCTCTACTGGGACACCGATGGAATGGTCGTTTGGTACAAGAGTTTGCAGCAAGGCAGCTTTGAGATGATCAGTCGAGACGGTCAAGTCAGTGTCAAAATTGACGCCGCCGAGTTGGCAATGTTGCTCGGAGGTGTGTCGATCGAAAACGCAACGCGACGCAAGCGACTCAAGGCCGCCTGAGCCAATCGCCGCGAACGAAGTTTTTGCCAGAGCAAGTTTTCTCCAACCGAGAAAACTTGCTCTTTTTTATTGTCTTCTGCCAATTTGCTATTGCGCGATTTTGAAGCCCCCGTACCCTTTGACGCATGGACAAGTGGAAGAAACTTCAACGCGAAAAGAAAACACTGGCTGAACAAGTCAGCGAGCTGAAGGCGCGTTGCGAAACGCTCACCAAGGCCAACGAGTCGTTGGCCCAAAACGCAAAAGAACTTGTCGCCGCCAACAAAGACTTGAAACAAGAAAAGGCTGATCTGCAAAGCAAACTGAAGAAGAGCCGCGCGGAACTGGATGCTTTGATTCGCCGACTGTTCGGGCGGACGAGCGAGCGATTCGAAGACCCTGATCAATTGAAGTTCGAGTTTGCCAACCAAGCCCAAGTTGACGACGCACGCGACGGCATCGAACAGGCGATCGAGGAAAACAAGGGAACCGGAAGCGGAAAGAAACCGCCGAAGCGTCGCAATCAAAAAGAACGGTTCCCCGATGGCTTGGAACGTAAAGAGGTTGTTGTTGACCTGAGCGAAGAAGAGAAGGAAGGCTTGGTTCGAATAGGTGAGGACATCGTCGAGTCGGCCCACTACACGCGAGCGAAAGTCTCTATCATTCGAACGATCTATCCAAAGTACGCTCGTCCCGGTCAGCCCAATTCCGGCGTCTTTCAGGCCGAACGTCCAGCGACGCTGTTGCAAGGCGATCGCTACAACATCTCATTTGCCGCGGCGATCATCGCTAATCGACTCAGTTATCACCTGCCAATCTATCGCCAAGAAGACATGTTCTCCGAGTGCGGGCTTTACCTTTCCCGCAGTACGCTACTGAACATTCAAGAGGCGGCCGAGCGCGTGCTTCGCCCTTTCGCCGAGTGGCTTGCCGACTTGGTGCGTACCGATACTGTGATCGGAAGTGACGACACGTCGATTCGCTTGCTGCTGCCCAAAGAGCTTCCGGATGTGGACGAGGCCGACCCCAAGAGCGGTCGGGTTCGCGAAGTGCTTGCTGCGGCGATCGCGAATAATCGCAAGAGCATCCTGGCGAAGATGTGGGCCTATCGCGGTGTCAACCTTCCAATCAATGTGTTCGACTTTACGGTCAGTCGGCACCGCGACGGCCCGGATCTCTTCTTGGTTGACTCAGGTTACGAAGGCACACTGTTAGGAGACTGTTACGGGGCAAACACGGGGATTTACATTCGATCAAACGGCAAGATCATTCATGCCGCCTGCGGCGCGCATGCGCGCCGCAAGGTCGAGGCTGCGCTTGACAATCATCCTGTGCATGCGAAGTACTTGCTGCGATTGATCCGTGAGATCTATGATGTTGAAGACGAGGCACGCCGGATGTCACCGTCGGATCGATTGAAGCTGCGGAAGCGGAAGTCGGTACCGCTGTGGAAGACGCTTCGCAACTACCTCGACACAGAGATGACTGACATCTTGAAGGATGACAAGATCACCGAAGCGCGAAGTTACATCTTGAACCAATGGGACCATCTAACCAAATACCTTGATGATGGCGAAGTCCCTGTCGATAACAACCAGTGTGAACAGCTGATGAAACAAATTGCCCTAGGACGTAAGAACTGGCTTTTTGTTGGCAGCATTGGTTCGGGCTATCGAACCGCGACGTTGATGACGATCGTCAGCAGCGCGATCCGAAACGATCTAGATGTGGCAGCCTACCTGGAAGACGTGCTTGGTCAGTTGTTGTCCGGAAGCACCGACTACGAGTCGTTACGTCCAGACGTCTGGGCCAAGTCTCATCCGGAATCGATTCGAGCTCATCGTCAGCAAGAGCGAGAGGCTGCCAATACCCGCCGCGATCGCGAACGTCTTCGTCGCCGTATTGCGCGTACCGAGTACCGGATCGAAAGCTGATTCGATCGAGTTGCTAGTGAGCGATCAATGCAATCCCATTTCGGCAGTCTCGATCTGGATGTTGCTGAAGGTCGATCGCTCGATCAATGGACGCTTCTCGGGCATCTGCGTCCACGCGGACTGGACAAAGCTACCGCCAGCTTCTCGAATCAGGTTGGCCGCAGTTCATCAGCGATGCGGGCGGTTGATGCGTCTTGATCTCATGGGTGCCTTTTTTGAATCAAAGGGCGCAAGACTCCCAAGGCCAGTGGCGTCTTGCGGTCGAGCTGATTGTTCTTCAATGAAAGAAAGACAACCGTGAACTCAGACCGCTCTCGGCGTGGCAGTCGAAGGGCTGTGGCGTCTGCGAAGGGCCAAGTGAGATCAAGACGCCTTGTGCCGCTGAACGCCGACGACCTACGGCCAGCCTGATTTTGAAGCTGGCGATAGCTGACAGTGTGACCCACGACGATCGTCGCCGGACGCATTCACGCTGGCAATGACCGCAGCCGGCATTCGGTCGCCGCAAATGCACCGCCAATCATGCCGCGTGTCCGAGCCCGCGTGGTCGCGGCGACAAATTCGCGACGCCGGGACAATGGTGCTGCTGGGCGCTTACCCACGCTACCTGTCACCAAAATCCGAAATGAAAAACAACGGACTCACCCGTTATTTCGCCAAACCAGGAAACACCGCTGAGGAATACCGGAGAGCATCGCTCGATATGTTCAGCGTGATTACCGGACGGGAGCCAACCCCACATGAAATCAGCGATTTGAATGCGGCGTTCGGACGCTCGAAACGAGAAAACGTTGCCGACAAACTTGAAGAAAAACTGGGTCGGCCCGCAACCCAACAGGAGATAAATCTATACATCGCGCAGGCTGATTCGCTGGGTGATTATTGAGCATGCCGACCCTGATATCCTCCGCCGTATGCGACATGACCGCGTTGATCATTCCAAGATATCGGTACGTTTCAAATGACCGCACGAGGATCATGAACCAACTGATGTCGCACGTGAGCAACTCGGGCATAACGCGTTTGATAATGCCCCGCGATAGGATTTAACCCCGTCGTCCCATGAAACGCTTGTCATAGCGTTGCCGGCCACCGCACTGACCTTTGCAGCCGATTGCGGCGCCGGTCAGATTGTCAAGCATGTCGTCGAAGTGCGGTTGGAGCCAACGGCTAGAAAACGTTGGAACTTTAGCTTGACTTGCGTTTTCGTTGTGCACGTCGTTGGGCAAATCTGGATGTTATTCCAGCCGATTCATCGATGGATTCCGCTCGCGTGATTCCCGATTTTTGACGTCGCGTTACAGACCGATCCCGTTTGCCGGCCCCGATGCGGGAGCGAACGGTTTTCAGCTTTGGGGACTCTGGTAACTCTATCTCTTGAACACTTGCGCCTTCGTCTCCTGATGAAAGCGAGCGTATTAGGATTCCGCAATCCGACCGCAATCGCTTGGCATCGCCGATTAGACTCGTGACGTCTCGCTCGTTGGACTCCAGCCTGTTGAGCTGATCTTGCATCTGTTGGCGGGCCAGTCGCTGTTCGTGTTGACGTTGCTGTCTCTCAGCCTCTTCTTGTTCGACCCGTTCTGACCCGCTTTTCTGTAACCAAAGTTCGGCTTCCTCTTGAACCTTCTTGAAGTACGACCTGATCACTGACCGCTTTTCCTTCTGCGCCTGTTCCAGCGTTTTTCGGGCATCGGCGATCAGCGATTCGCGAATGCGATCCAGCTCCTTGCGCGTCTGCTCTTCCTTTTCTTCACGCCAAAGGAGCATCGTGTTGAACATCGCTCCCAAGCAAGTGCTGAACAAGATGACCATGAAACCAGCCTTCAGCCAGCCGATGACGGTGGGTCCCAAATCCGGTAGAAAACTTGTCAGCACCTGCTCATCGATTCCCATCCTGCCCAGGAGGGCAATGAACATGATCAGGAAGAAAACCTTCTGCCGGCCAGCTCCCATCAGGTCAAAGAAGCTTTTTCGCTGCAGCTCAATCGCAGACTCCTCACCGACATCAATCAGATTCTCAACCCTTTCCCAGACGCGTCTGAAATCAAGACGCGTCAGCGCCACACGGGACTCCGCACCGTATTGGTGACGGAACTGAGAATTCATTTCTGATTCCATCTCTCGCAAATGAGTGTCCATCTTCCCGAGGTCGGCACGCAGCTGACCTTGAAGGGCGTCGACCAGTTTGCGGTTGTAGGACGCGACCTGGTGAGATCGCAACCGCAGCCGGATTGCCTGGGAGCTTACCTCACGGGTCAGGTCTTCGACGCGGATCCGATTGGCGGTATCGCGAGCCAAACGACTCAAGCCGCCGAGCGGTTGAACCAGTCGTTCGTTCTCCAGGCTGATTCGTTCATCCAATTCGTTCAGACCGTCGACCGCGACGCGGCGAATGCAGTCTGCTCGCTTGTCATCCCTTCGGCCGCGCTGCATTCGAACCGCCGGTTCCTCTCTATCCGTCATCGAATGGAGTTGGTCACCGATTGAACGCTTTTCACTTTCAATCTTCTCAGCGGTTTTACACAGTACCACGTCGATCGCCGAGAAATCTGACCGATACGCCAGCGCGCGTCGGATCGAGTCTTCCGGTTTCCTCAACCACTCCGGATCACCCGTTCCAGATGCCGTGATCATGGGCAGCCAGTGCAGCGATTTCGGCGAATCCAGCGATTGCACCCAATCAATGGAACTTTCGTCGCTCGTGAGAATGACTGGCTGAGCACTAGGGAATCGCTGGAGCAGGCCGTTTAAAACAGCGATTTCATCAGCGTTTTGCCCAGTGTTTTCGGCAGATACGATGACCAAAACTTGGCCGTGGTCGCAAAAGCATTGCATGCGATGGGATTGGCCTTCTGATAACGCGTCTACCCGGGCTGCGAGCACATGAAGCATCGGCGCCTGCGGGGTCTCGCCAAAGTCGGCACGCCACCGAAGCATCGGGCAATCACGATTTTTTGCGACGGTCTTAATCTGTTTCGCATCCGCACCCAGCCAAGCGATGACACGATCCAGCGGTGTGTTTCCCACTGCGACGACCGACAGGTTCATCGTGGACCGTTTGGCGTTGTCCGCAACGTGCTCCACGGCAGCCGAAAGCCACTGCCGGATCCGCGGATTTTCGGTCTTCGCACTGAGATCGCCTAAAGCCTGCATCAAACTATCGCGATCCGCACCGATCTCTGGGAGTGTCTTTTGTTTTGTCTTCATGATTTCACATTGATTGGTTGAGGGGGCGTCAGGGGTTTGTCTGTGAATCCGATTCACCGTTCCTCCGCGGACAGGATT
Encoded here:
- the tnpB gene encoding IS66 family insertion sequence element accessory protein TnpB (TnpB, as the term is used for proteins encoded by IS66 family insertion elements, is considered an accessory protein, since TnpC, encoded by a neighboring gene, is a DDE family transposase.): MIALPTNNGIFLYSKPTDMRKGFSGLSGIVRSELQRKPNDGSLFLFINRRKDKIKALYWDTDGMVVWYKSLQQGSFEMISRDGQVSVKIDAAELAMLLGGVSIENATRRKRLKAA
- the tnpA gene encoding IS66 family insertion sequence element accessory protein TnpA; its protein translation is MARMPDPAVRQRWQRLIRSYDDTDCSIAEFCELHEISTASFYAWRRRLKSGDHADGFLKVEIAELKPVPNCAATVHFGCGTRIEIDSRDTETLLHIVDRLRRDDQGASA
- a CDS encoding IS66 family transposase — protein: MDKWKKLQREKKTLAEQVSELKARCETLTKANESLAQNAKELVAANKDLKQEKADLQSKLKKSRAELDALIRRLFGRTSERFEDPDQLKFEFANQAQVDDARDGIEQAIEENKGTGSGKKPPKRRNQKERFPDGLERKEVVVDLSEEEKEGLVRIGEDIVESAHYTRAKVSIIRTIYPKYARPGQPNSGVFQAERPATLLQGDRYNISFAAAIIANRLSYHLPIYRQEDMFSECGLYLSRSTLLNIQEAAERVLRPFAEWLADLVRTDTVIGSDDTSIRLLLPKELPDVDEADPKSGRVREVLAAAIANNRKSILAKMWAYRGVNLPINVFDFTVSRHRDGPDLFLVDSGYEGTLLGDCYGANTGIYIRSNGKIIHAACGAHARRKVEAALDNHPVHAKYLLRLIREIYDVEDEARRMSPSDRLKLRKRKSVPLWKTLRNYLDTEMTDILKDDKITEARSYILNQWDHLTKYLDDGEVPVDNNQCEQLMKQIALGRKNWLFVGSIGSGYRTATLMTIVSSAIRNDLDVAAYLEDVLGQLLSGSTDYESLRPDVWAKSHPESIRAHRQQEREAANTRRDRERLRRRIARTEYRIES